The genomic region TCGAGAGCGGCATGCCGGGCCTCGGCGGCGCCATGACCGACGACGAGATCTGGGACGTGCTCTCCTACATCCGCTCCACTTGGCCGGACCGCATCCGCGAAATCCAGGCCGGCAGAAATCCGCCGCACGGGCCATGACCGGTCCGCGCCTCACACAGGACGCGCCAGACCTTGCGTCCGGAGGCGTCGACACGTATGCCGAAGCCAGGCATGTGGCGGTTTCAGACCACGGTATCGCCGGATTCGACCGACAGTGCGTCAACGGCGCGAAAAACATGACAAAATAGGACTACTGTCATCCCATGTGCGGCCGCTACACGCAGACGGCAAAGTTGCAGGATTTAATGGACCGTTCTGCAATTTAATTGAATTTATGTCCTATTTATCAACAGGTTATACATTTCACGCCTTGAGACGTAATCGATACGCAACCTGATTCGGTCAATACTCAGTCCCCGCAAGCGCGTGTATGTCCCGGTAACCGTTCAGTACCGCCGAAGATCGTCCGACCGCAGGTGAGATCGGAGCCCGAAGCCCCCGCGGCCTATGGCCGCGGCGTATAGGTAGCCCGGCTGAGTTCGCTGATCCATGCTTGAACTTCCTCAACTTTCCAGGCGACCGCACGGGGACCGATTTTGACCGCCGCCGGGAACTGACTGCCACTCATCAACCGATACATTGTGGATTTCGCCAAACCGGTAAGAGTGACTACGTCATCGGCTCGCATTAGTCGTGGCGGAAGGTCGGGTGTGCGGGCAGGTGTCCTGGCAACGTCCGCGCCGCATCTACTGCACCGGGGATGATCCTGCAACGCTTCCCGGAGTGCTTGTTTCACGATGTCTCGAAGCTCGGAGCCGTCAATTTGGACAATGCCCGATATCTTTCCCTCCATTCTTCAACTTCTCCCTGGTGATATCCTTGGTGACACCAGTCTCGCCGGGAAACCTGGTTCTGTTGGGCAGAGCGGGCGGCGGAAACTGGTTCAGGTTTGGTGCGCGGAGTTGACGTACATCGCCGTGCAGAAGGGCTTCCTGTACCTGGTGGCAGTCATGGACTGGGCCACCCGCCGGGTACTCTCCTGGAGGCTGTCGAACACCCTCGACGCACGTTTCGGCACAGACGCCCTCACTGAAGCCCTCCAGCGCTACGGCCGCGCCGAGATCTTCAACACCGACCAGGGCAGTCAGTTCACCAGCCTGGAGTTCACCTCCGTGCTCAAAGAGTCAGGTGTCGCCATCTCCATGGACGGCAGGGGCCGGTGCATGGACAACATCTTCATCGAGCGCCTGTGGCGCTCCCTCAAGTATGAGGCCGTTTACCTGCACGAGATCTTCTGACGGCCTCCAGGCCCAGCGGCTGATCTCTCGGTGGTTCGCCTTCTATGACCGGGCGCGCCCCCACTCCGCCTTGGGGGGCTCCACCCCGGCCGAGGTCTACGAAAAGGGAATGCTGACGCAGAGGCCGGCACAGCGCTGCAGCTCCCCTGCCTCTCTGCCGGCTCAACCGGAACAGCAGGACGTGTTAAACAGGACCCTGGCGGCACGATCGATCATCCGGAATACACCTTAACTCCGCCGCCATCCTGTCCAAGAAACCAGGACCACGCCACCTCATCCACCCGCTACTCCAAAACCGTCGGCTCCGGTTGCATCGGCGGCACGCCTGCGTAAACGAGTGCCCCCAGCTTTTGATAAGAGCCTTCTACAGCACGCAGGGAGCCATCCGGCTGGGTGATCAATAACAGCACCTCCGATGCGGTCAAGTCAGATAGCTTATCGTGCACTAGACGGTAGTGACACGAGCCAGACAGGCGGAACTCCGCAACCTCTGTACCGTCTGGGCTCTCCCACGTGTCGTGTACTTCCAAGCGAATCTCGATCACCTCGGCATCGTCCGTCGTTAAGAGCGTTTGCGTTACATCGCCGATGGCCTTCGGATGGTATCCACTATTCGTTTCCAGTACTTGAATTTCCCCGGCAGTCGTGCCGTAGACAAAGTCGAATACTTGTTCTTTCGGCAACGGCGCTATCGAACTCCTGAGTTCGGATAACAGCGATTTCATGTTCCGGTGGAACGTCAGCGTTCGCCCTGTCGCCAGTTGGTCCACTTCACTTCGAAGATATGGATGCAGCCTGTCGTCTCCACCATGGCCAACGAAATCTCCATCACACGCGACAAACACCACATCATGCTCCGCCAACAGATCCACACATTGTTCCCAGATCTTGCAATCTGCCGGACTAGAACGCCGGTGGCTCGGCGGCTGCTGAACTTGATGCCTTAGTTCGGCTCGTTTCCGAAGTATTTCGGTCTCCGACAACAACACGGCTCCGACAGTACCTGCGTTTGCGAGCGCCTTCGCGCGACTTGCAATCTCCTTATCACTGGGACCGCACCATCCATTCACTCCTCCGCAGAAGCGCGCCAACCACGTCAAGTTTGCTTCAACTTGTTTCTTCTTCTCTATGGCTCGTCGAGTCAGGTTCCGTTCGCACTCCTCCGCCACGATCTGTGGTACCACCAACTGCATTCCCCGAGCGTACAGATAGTGCTTGAGCGCCGAGGCGCCCCTGGACGTGAGCCCAATCTCTGCGATGAATGTACTGCTGTCGAGGACCAGAACCTCCTGAGCGGTCACATCTCTTTGTTTTGCCTTCCTCATGCCTTGTCCTCACTTGAGGTAGTGTTAAACGAGTAGGAGGGGCGCTCCCGTCGGCCCGGAGGATGCCCGCGCACACGTTCGGCGATGGCGTTATCCGCTCACCGCCGCCCAGGGTGCGTCAAGGGATGTAGGGGTTCGCATTTCCTTGCAGCCCCTCAATCACAAAATTTCGCCAGCGTTCCGTGTCGTCGGGCGGATCCTGTTCGTGCCATCGCTGCAACATGTCGCCCTGTAGGTTGGCGGGTAGCGGCAACCGGTAGCTGTCGACCATGTACAGGATGGAGCGCGCCATATCGCCTTTCACGGCGTCTCTCGGCTCAACGATCGCCTCCTGCCGGAGGCCAGGGACGAGAGCGATGGCGACGCGCCACAAGACGCGGGCGCGGGCGGCCCGCCGCCTCCCGGCGGCGGCAGCGATGAATCCGCCGATCCCGCCAAAGACGGCGACGATCAGGACAAGGACGACGAGGACGGCGGTGACGATGCGGACAGTCAGGACGGGGACGACGGCGACGGTCACGACGGGAACCGCCAGGGCGAAGGCGGCGCATCCGATGCGCCGCCGAGCCACGATCCTTCCGGCACCGGAGAGGTCCTGGACGCCGACACCCGCGCGGACGACGGCTCCGATCTCGGCGAGGCGGCCGTGGACGCCGTCGCCGAGGAGCAGGCGTGGGACGAGGCCATGCACCAGGCGCTCAACATCGCCAGGGCCGAGGGCAAGGCGCCGGGCCTCGTCGCGGAGACGGTCCGGAACGCCCATGCGAGCAGACTCGACTGGCGAACGCTCCTGCGCCGCTACATGACCGACGCCGCAAGCCGCGACTATAGCTGGAGCGTTCCCAACAGGCGCTTCATCGACTCAGGCCTCTACCTGCCCTCGATCCGCTCCGAAGGCATCGACACGATCGCGGTCATCATCGACACCTCGGGCTCTGTCCCGGCCCAGACCCTCGCCGATTTCTGGGCGGAACTGCGCGAGGTCGCGGACGAGGTCCGTCCCGGGAGGGTCATCGTGCTCCAGGTCGACACCGCATTGCAGGACGCCGCAGAGTACTCGTCCGACGAACTCCCCGACGAGATCGCCCTCAAGGGCCGGGGCGGCACCGACTTCCGCCCGGGCTTCGAGTGGCTCCACGAGCCGCGGATACCGCCGGGAGTGTGCCTCTACTTCACGGACATGGGATGCTCCAGCTACCCGGACAGCCCCCCTCCCTTCGACGTCGTCTGGGTCAACTACGGGCCTCCCCCGTCGGATTGGAACCGCGAGCCCTGGGGCGAACGCATCGACATCACCGCCTGACGTCCGGCGGACGCCCCAGGGCTTCGGAGCCCCATCTTCACAACTAACCGATTTTCATGGGGAGATCGCTGCACATAAACCGTGCATTCCGTTGGATCCCGGATGGACAGGGCGATTTCGGGCGCGCACCCGCCATATGCACAGAATTTTCCACAGACCCTGTGGCCAACCTGAAAGGGGAACCGGACGCGACATGACCGAACTTCCGCGCAATCCTGACGGCTCGATCGACGTACGGAGCCAGGAGTTCCACCGTTTGCGGGCCGACACCTTCATGTCCAAACCCGCCCGGGACATGTGGATGATCGCGACGCTGTTAGCCGGGTTCGACCCGGACGAGTTGTGGGAAGAAATCCGGCGGCAGCGGGCGGGAAGGAGGCCTTCTGGAAGAATCAACGAGCCGACCGTGCTCAATGCGATGGATGCCCTGATGCGGCGACACCGCGCGGAGCTTGCGAACCGGCAGGGAGGGCGGCCATGAAGATACGGTTTAGGCGCGGCAAAGTCCGCGGTCCGGTCCCGGCCTACGGAGTGTACGTGGGCGACAGCCGAATAGGAACCGTCATGCGGAGCGCCTTGCCCATGCGCCGCAGGCCCTGGACCTTCTTCCCGTACGCCGAGCATGGCGAGCTGCGGGAGTACAGGTTGTGCGATCTTCGGCGGGCAATCCAACGCCGGGTAGACCGCGGGACCTTCGGAAGGTTCGGAAAGTAACGGCGCGCAAGGCGCACGGACAGGCAGAGAGACCGCTGCTTAGAAACTGTCCATGTGTTTCCCAGCCTCAACGCCGTGCCTCAGCCAGACGGAAAGCAGCACTATCTCCCGCCGCCGCGCATGTCCCAACGCCCCCTCGCAACCATCCCGCGCAGCCAGCCGTCCGCACCCGCCACTTTCTCACCGGCTTCCGTACCGTCACAACCCCAGGTCCATCCCGGACCCCCGGCTCCGTTCCGGCGCGGGCAGTTCCGGGGCCTTCTCCTGCGATGCCCGGCCGTCACCATCATTCGCGGCCGGCGATTCACGTCCCTGATCCGGCGATTTTCCGCCCGGCCCCGCGGCATCGACGACCCTGTCCCGTGTGGCCACAACTGCCTCGCCGATGCCCTCCAGCGCCGCGATGCGCTCCCCGGTCACGGCCTGGAGCTGGGCACAGAGTTCCTTCGCGTCGTCGGTGACGACTTCGGCGCGGTCGCGCGCGCGGCTGATCTCGACGTAGAACGACTTCTGCGTGGTCAGGTGCCGGTGCCGTGCCTCCATCGCCGCGATCACGTTGTCCACCGTGCGGCCCTGGAACGCATGCACGGTCGACGCCCAGGCATGGTCCAGGTGGCGAATCTGCCGATCTTTACGGCCGAGTTCGAGCTTGCGCCCGTCCTCCAGTTGG from Deltaproteobacteria bacterium harbors:
- a CDS encoding cytochrome c, which produces DASGHTWHHDNKLLFDYTKLGGTALMEARGIIGIESGMPGLGGAMTDDEIWDVLSYIRSTWPDRIREIQAGRNPPHGP
- a CDS encoding AlpA family phage regulatory protein, which encodes MRADDVVTLTGLAKSTMYRLMSGSQFPAAVKIGPRAVAWKVEEVQAWISELSRATYTPRP
- a CDS encoding endonuclease translates to MARRRIGCAAFALAVPVVTVAVVPVLTVRIVTAVLVVLVLIVAVFGGIGGFIAAAAGRRRAARARVLWRVAIALVPGLRQEAIVEPRDAVKGDMARSILYMVDSYRLPLPANLQGDMLQRWHEQDPPDDTERWRNFVIEGLQGNANPYIP
- a CDS encoding VWA-like domain-containing protein, which translates into the protein MTDAASRDYSWSVPNRRFIDSGLYLPSIRSEGIDTIAVIIDTSGSVPAQTLADFWAELREVADEVRPGRVIVLQVDTALQDAAEYSSDELPDEIALKGRGGTDFRPGFEWLHEPRIPPGVCLYFTDMGCSSYPDSPPPFDVVWVNYGPPPSDWNREPWGERIDITA